The Primulina eburnea isolate SZY01 chromosome 8, ASM2296580v1, whole genome shotgun sequence genome contains a region encoding:
- the LOC140839637 gene encoding uncharacterized protein At2g34160-like, producing the protein MWRELTKMEEIADGVRNISIAGDNPKKNRIQVSNTKKPLFFYVNLAKRYMQQYNEVELSALGMAISTVVSIAEILKNGGFAVEKKIMTSTVEIRDESRGRTASKAKIEIVLGKTDKFDELMAAAAADDRVGGSEDQS; encoded by the exons ATGTGGAGAGAATTAACAAAGATGGAGGAAATTGCAGACGGAGTGAGAAACATCAGCATCGCCGGTGATAATCCAAAGAAGAATCGAATTCAGGTTTCCAACACCAAAAAGCCTCTCTTCTTCTACGTCAATCTAGCCAAG AGGTACATGCAGCAGTACAATGAGGTCGAGCTTTCTGCTCTTGGGATGG CTATTTCTACTGTCGTGAGCATTGCAGAAATCCTCAAGAATGGTGGATTCGCAGTTGAGAAGA AGATCATGACCTCCACTGTTGAAATCAGAGATGAATCTAGGGGACGAACAGCCTCGAAAGCCAAA attgagatagtgCTGGGGAAGACAGATAAATTTGACGAATTGATGGCTGCAGCAGCTGCAGATGACAGAGTAGGAGGCTCTGAAGATCAAAGTTAG